The Niabella beijingensis genomic interval ACCGGCCGGCATCCGAATCCCAGGAACGGATGCACCCTACTTTTTCACTGAACCGGCTTGCCAGCGACCGTGCACTGTTGATCAGGATCTCTTTATACTCCGGCTTCGGAGCCAGCCGTTCTGCATTACCAAAAGAGCAGTACATCATAAAGCCCAGGTCATGCGTTGTTTTATTGTATTGCTCTTTTTCCAGCACGTTCATTTTTTGCAACGCTTCCTTGTATAAAGCGCTGTCCTTCGTATACTCAAAAAGATACAACAATGCACCGGGGTAAAAACCACCCACCCAGGGCTCGGAACCGCTGGTGACCAGTTTATCCTCTTTAGCATACCAGGTTACGGGGAACCGGGCGACATCCAGCCGTTGCATCATTACCTTGTATTGCTGTGCCGATTCATTCATACACTGCACTACCTCCCGTTGCAGTTTTTTCCGGGTCTTTAGATGCTGTGCGTTTAATGTGTTCAACAAAAAACAACAGGCAAGCAACCAATAAATCCGGCGCAACCTTATTTTATTCATATTATTTTATTTAGTACCTCTTCAAGTGATTTGTAAGTACACCATACGCGGCAGCTTATGGTCCGAGCTTATGGCTCTCTACCGTTTTTACGAATATCCGGCAACGACCCGGGGTTCGTTGCCGGAACACGGACCGGGGCTATACCTCTTATAACACCTCCGTTACCATGAAAGGCAACAGGCCCAATATCAGCAGACCACTCCGGATCCGAACATTCGGATTATTCCACAAAAATGCCTCCTATCTGAGATCTGAGTACCAGCGGCACGATATACTTTATTAACCTGACGAATACGATAAGAACACCAACCACGGCCTGACATTAACTTCTTACCATTTTAAAACCATTTCATAATCCGGTCTGCGATTAGCCGGTGGCCTTTCCCATTGGGGTGATTGCTCTGCGCCATATAATCGCGTAGCTGTTTTCCGTTCCGGGCCTGCTCGTAAAAAGCGGCATAGCTGTCTGCAAGACCGATCTTATATTTTGCAGCCAATTGTATCAGCTGCTGACTGAACTGACTCAGGATATTATCCTGCTTAAGAATATCCACCGTAAGATCCGCAGAAGGGGTCATCAGGATGATCTTTATATGCTTCTTCAATGCCTTCCGGATCATCTTCTCCATGGCAATCCGGGATGCTTCCAGGCCAATGGCCCGGTCGTTGAGGGCATAATCGATAAACAATACATCCGGGCGGTGCGGCAGCACCTCCTTCTCAAACCGCTTTTGTCCCTGCACGGAATTTTCGCCGCCGATGGATGTGGTGATCACATTGATGACGGCATTGGGATACAGCTCCTTCAATTGCTGCAATACCTGGTGCGGGTAGGCTTCCAGCGTATGCACCGCAGGCGTTTGAAAATACCCGCTGGGTACGGAATGCCCGTGAAATACCAGGTTGATCGTCCGGTTGGCGGGCCATTTCTTTTTCAATTCGGTCTTCAGCTCCTCCAAGTAGGTTTGCGGATCTGCCTGCGCCATTCCGGCCACGGCCCAGTGCAATGCCAGAATAAGCAGTGATAAACGGGTCATCCAGTTTTTCATCTTTTTGTTTTTAAATCTATTTGTAAGCGGCAGCAACCGTAGTTCCATTCTCCGGCAACTGCAGCCGTTGCGTTTTATCATTGATCGCTACTGTTACCGTTACACTTTTGTGCAACGGATCGCTGATATATAGTTTCCCTTTTTTAACAACCATCATGCAAGGCTGATCCGTTTGCAGGTAGCGCCGCTGATCCAGCATCAGTTTACCTCCTGTATAGAATGCCGCCATGACCACGCCGTCTGAAAAACGAACGGCCTGTATATCCTTATCGTTCCGCAGCACTTTCCAATCCGGTTTCAGCGCAAGCACAGCGGCCTGTTCGGCGGTCTTTGCTGTACTTAACACATAGCCGGAAGGTTGACCTGCGCGATGCAGCAGTACCGGCATAAATACAGCTTCGCGCACAGTATCCCTGGATTCTGCATTGTTGATCGCATACCAGGTGCCGGACCTTTGCTCCGCGTGTACTTCCATAACCGCCGGCTGCAGCGGGATATAGGCAAATCCTGCATGATGGATCCAGCGTACCTGATCCAGCCGCGTTGTTCCGCCCCGCAGTACCTGCGTTGGACTGTTGACCGTTACCGGACCCCGCAGGCGGCATTGATCCAGTGCGGTGTAAACCGGTTCGGAAACCTGATCTGTTTTTAAACCGCCTGCCAGGCATATTATCTTATCCCCATAACAGGCCCAGAACTTACGCGCCTCCAGTGTTTGCTTCCCGGTTGTATCCGCAATGATGAGGTGCATGGCCGTTACACCGCATAAGGAGTCGCCCGCGCTGCCGGCAAAAGCCTGGCGGTTTGCCTGGTAAGCACCTTTAAAAGTTGTTACGCCAGGCAGGTGCGACCAGTCCCAGACCGGCATCAGATCCGTATACTCCTTTCCATCCCTGACCAGGTAAGCATCACCGCTATTGAGCAGGCGGCCTTTTAAGTTTTCATGATTGATGGATTCGGTAGCCAGCGTACGGGTCGAAATGGTTTTTATAAAAAAGCTAAACCCTTTCCGGTGATACGCAGCAAAATCTGAATAGGGATAATAGCGGAAGCCCTGCAAGCCCGCTTTCCCATTCTGAACGGCACTTAGCCGGTCCCAGTCTGCAGACCTGGAAGGCTGCAGCTCTTTCATAAAAGGGATCAACGGCCGTACATCAGCGCTTTCCAGTTCACCTTTCCGGGAGGCCGACCGGTCCATGGTTCCCGGCACGGTATAAATTCCCCGGGCCATCCATTGCCAGCCGTTCAGCATCATACCGGTCAGCAATGCTACCTTATCTTCCGGAAAGGCAAGTGCGGTGCCCTTTAACTGCCAGGCCACCCGCAGGCTCTCCAACAAAAATGCTTTTCCATACTGGTACATCTGCAGCCGGTGGCCGTGCTGCTGAAAGCTGTAATCCGGCTGAATGCCCTCCCCTGTTCCGGTTTTGATCTCCTTTACGATCAGCGCCTGACAACGTTGCACCAGCTTTTCATCACCGGTAAGCGCGCCGTAATGCAATCCCAGGTCGGCACACCAGACCAGGTTTCCGGCAAGATAATCTTCGTGTACCCGCAGCTGGTTCAGTACTTCCAGCGCGGCCTTCATACGTTGCGGATCCAATTGGTTGCGGAGCAGGATGATGATGTCCCGCATATAGCGGGGAATGCCGATTTCATTGTGCCACCAGTTCGTACTCTGGTACCGCTTCAACAGCCAGTGGTCAAGTGCTTTTTCCATTGCAATTAACAGCCGGGTACTGTTCCGGTCCGGGGATCCCGGAGCCGCCCAGCACAAAGCCATATCACGAATCCGTTTGAGGTGGTCCGGTACTTTCCATGCGGCCGGTTCCTTATCGTTATAATCAATATCCGGCCAGCGCCCATCCGGTTGCAGGGTACGTATCCAGCTGCCTGTATGCGTTACAGGCAATACACTGGTTTGGAACAAATACCTGCTGTACCGGTCCAGTATGGTATCTGCCTGTGCGTTCGCCACCACGGCAAACAATAAAATAAAAACGATATTCAAACTGATCCTGCGCATATCTTATTTTCTGTGATCTTCAAAAAAGCACTGCCTCCTATTTTTTGAGCGCCCGGTAACGCATAAGCGCTTCAAGATAGTAATAGTCTGCGTAAATAAGGGGCACATCCACCTCAATATTTCCCGGTACGCCTCCCGATGCATGTTTGAGGATGAACCCGCCGTTCTCCCCGGTTGCTGCACGGTAAGCCGGTGACGACAGCGATTGCAGCATGGTTTCTGCTGCGTGCTGGTAACGCTCGCCTGTCTTACGATCCACATATCCTGCCAGCTCCAGCAATGCCGATGCGGTGATCGCAGCTGCGGATGCATCCCTGGGCACCGGCTGGTATTTTAAAGGATCAAAGTTCCAGGGCGGATCAAAGCCCGCCTGACCCACATTAAAATCCCAGTAGGGAACCTTATCCTCTGGCAGGTTGGAATGATTCAGGAAAAAATCGGCCATGCCGGTTGCTGTTTGCAAAAAGCGGGGATCCTTTGTTTCGCGGTATACCATGGTGAACCCATAGATGCCCCAGGCCTGACCGCGCGACCAGGCAGAGTTATCTGAAAAACCCTGTTGCGTCTCCCGGCTCTTTACGGCGCCGGTCTCCACATCATAGTCCACCACATGATAGCAGCTGAAATCAGGACGTACCTGGTTCTTCATGGTCATCTCCGCATGTTTGATCGCCATATCTTTATAAAGCGGTTCCCCGGTTACGCTTGAAGCGAAGAACAATAATTCCAGGTTCATCATATTATCGATGATCACGGGAAATTTCAGGATCCGTTTTCCATCCAGGGATTTTACCTGGTCCCAGGACTGGATGCAGCCTACACGTGGATCAAACCGGCGGGCCAGCGACTGCGCCGAGCGTACCAGGATGGCTTTATCTTCCGGCCTGCCAAACAACCGGTAGGCATTGCCATAACTGCAATACATCATAAAACCAAGATCATGATGTGCGGTCATTGTTTTTAGCGGCTCCATCTTTTTCAGTTTAGCCTTAGCTTCATTCAATAAACCCTGATCCCGCGAAAATTCATAGAGGTACAGCAGCCCGCCGGGATAAAAACCGCTGGTCCAGGCAGCAGGTGTTACTGTTTGTAACATTCCTTTTTCAAAGGTCCGGGGCCATTGATCCGGCTTTAGCTGTTGTTTTAAATAGTTATACTGGCGCACGGAAGCCTGCAAGTTTTCTGTTACCAGTGCCTGCATCTCCGGGCGGGGCCTTAACCGGTGCTGTTTCTGGGCGTTTACCGGAACTGGTATTGCCCCTGACAATAGCAGGCAACTGCCGAGCAAGACGTTCTTTAAACCATTCTTCATATCCATCTCAAAATTTGTCCTGATCTATTTTTTAAATAACTGCTGCAACAGGGCCGGAGCCAACGCTTCGGTTGGCGCAAAGGCATTGCTGCTGATATACTTCTTCAGACTGTACAATAATTGCCTTGCCACAGGACGCTGATCCAGCTGGTGTTTCAGATCAATGGCTGAAACCAGTAATTTTCCCTTACCTACGCGTGCTTCAAACAACAGGCTGATCTTACGGGGATTGTTCCAATCGGGGATCATCTGTACCAGCGGCTTAAATCCGAACGGGAAATACTCCAGCACCATGGGCCTTGAATGGGCTACAAGGTCCCACCACTGCCAGTCGGAATGAAAGGCCGTTGGAAAGAACTGTAAGGCCGGATGTTTCGGATCACAAAGGATCCCTAACAGGTTGGGCGGCATACCGGACCACACCGTGTTCCAGGAAATGCCCGAGAACCCGGGTGCCGCATCGGTATTTACTTTTGCGGTATCGGCCAGCAACAATACACTACCTCCTTTCTCCAAAACCCTTGCCACCTGATCATCCCAGCTATCGGCTACCAGCACCTTACCCGGATCCACTTCCGGCTGTTTTTGCGGATATACCCATACATTCCAGTCATTATTGTAGTCCGTACCACGTATGCCGATCGTCAGCTTTAGCTGTACGGCCGTTTCAATCTTATCCAACGGAATGGCGATCTCTCCCAGCGTGAACAGGCTGCCCACCGGTATATCGGCCGGTGCAAAACTTCCCGAAGCATATACGGTGCCATCCTGGTAACAGAGCGACCATTCACCTGTAGCACCTTTCAGCGCAGCACTGTCGAAATTAGCAAACTGCGCCGTTGCCGTAAAAGTCTGTGCATTCGTCCAGGTAAAACCATCCGTTCTTAATAAAGGTACCCTGGTATTTTGAAACCTGCGGAAGGCCGCCGCTGTTGTATAAGGCTTGGGATCCCAGAAGATGTCTACCACACCTACCGGTGCGGTGCCCTGACCGGGAAAATCGTTCAATTGCAACATATGATAACCACCGAGTCCGGGTGTACGCAGGTAGGACTCCACTTCCTCTTTCTTCTGGATGACCTGGAATTTTCCCGAGGCCATCATAAAATCTTCCGCCTGGTCCAGCATGTTACGTTCGCGCAGCAGCTCCCGGAACAGTTCATAATTATACGGTTTCAATACACCCGTATATTTCGGAATTTCTTTAAAGTTGGGATACACACACCACTGACCGATCTCATGCGTGATCATCGGCACCTTGTTCTTGACCACATAATCCGAATAATCATACCGGGTATCCAGCGCCTTTACATTGAAGCGGCTTTTGAGCCCTTCCTTCCAGCGGTGCGGCCGGGCACCATACAATACATGATAATCATTCGCATCAATAAGAGGGTACGCTGCACTTCCGGTATAAAGGCGTCGCGGGTCCAGCTGTTTCCAGTGCGTAACCTGCGCTGTAAGAAATTCCTTTACAGCCGGGCCTACCAGCTCATTACCTTCACAGAACATGATAAATGACGGGTGGTTGCCATAGGCATTTAAGATGGCTTCACCCTCCCTGCGCAAAAATCCATTTACGGCGCTGTCCTTACCAATGGTAAACCGCCAGTCAGGATTTTCTACCTGCAGGTAAAAGCCCAGTTCATCTGCTGCCTCAAAAGCCGCTTCCGGCGGGCACCAGGTATGAAAGCGCATCGCATTTAATCCATAATTCTTACAGGTGGTAAAGATCCGGACCCATTCCTTTTTATCTGCAGGCGGATAGCCGGTCAGCGGAAACTCTGAAGAGTTCACCGTTCCCCTGATGAATGACGGCCTTCCGTTAACGACAAAGCGGGTGCCTTGCGTTGCAAGATCACGCACACCGAAGGTCACTTCGGTTCCATCATTATATTGCTGTGCATTTCCGGTAGCGTTCAATGTCAGCTGCAACCGGTACAATGCGGGATTAAATTCATCCCATAACTGAACCGGTGTTCCCAGCGGTATTTCGGCAGTAACGGTAGACATAGAATCTGTCCCGGAAAAACGGAGGCTTCGTTCCGGAACCTGTTGCGGCGTTGCAGTATGCAGTACAATACCATTGCACCGTATTGTCCCCTCCACGGGTTTGCGGCTGCTGTTTTGAATATCGATCTTCAATTTTACCGTGCCTTTTGCTGCATCCGGATAGGCCTGTACACCGGCGATATGCACCTTGTCAAAAGCACGCAACTCTATTTTACCAATGATGCCGTTCCAGTTGGTTTGCGTTTCTGCACTGATGGCGTGCGCATATTCGATGTCATAGATCTTATCATTGTTGACCCGGATCCTTATCTTATTTTTCTTACCGGGTTTCAGCAACGAAGTCACCACATAACGATGCGGTACAGAAAGGCTCTCCCGCTTGCCGGCCGGCCGGTCGTTGACCCATACATCGGTTTGCCAGTGCGCCCGTTCAAGAAAAAGCTCTACTTCTTTATCGTTCCACTGCTCCGGCACTTCGATCTCTTTTTCATACCAGGCAATGCCCTTATACTCAAAAGCACGCGTTAAACGCAGGGAGGTCATCCCCTGTGTCTTGTATCCTTTACCCGCCTGGTCCGTAGACCCCGGCAATGTGATCGTTTCCGCCAGGGATGGCAGCAATTGTACACCATTACTGTTAACGCCGGTTTCAAAGGGGTCGAGTTTAAACTTCCACACGCCTTCCAGGCCCAGGGCTTTGCGGGAGGAAGGGGTATACGGCTGTGCCTGTGTCGTAAACACGATGCCCAGCAATAAGGCCGTTATCCAATAAACCGGAATGCTTCTCATCATCTGCTCAAAAACTTTTTTATTATTACTGGTAGAGCCCGGTTACGGTCACCACGGATTTAGCTGGCAGCCGTATTTCGCGGGCATTTGCTATCGAATGTTTCAGGTTCTGTGTGTCATCTGTGGTATAAGTAGTAACGGAACTATCTGTCATTCCATTTAATTGTACGGTCTGTTCCTGGTTCCACGGATTGATCAGTACCACGACCGTCTTCCTTTTATTCACCTCTTTATACGCTGATACAAGGACATTCCCTGTATCCGTTTTCCCTGAAACCGTTGCAGCGATCCGTTTCATTCCCGGCCGCACAAAACGGGCAAAATTACCAAAGACCCAGAGTTGTTTTGAGTCTGAAACAATGCCGTCTGTTTTGCAACCCGGTACATCTATCCTGCCGGACGGGGCATTGATATACACCAGCGCATCACTGTAATCGTAAGGGCTCATGGCCAGCCACCACTGCCAGGATGTTGTGTTGGCCACCGTAAGATCATGGTGGATCACTTTTGCTACATATAATCCGTAATCGATACCGGTATTACGCGGTGCACCGCTGTATTGATTGCAGATATTACCAAGGATACCGAACTCTGTTTGCCATGTTTGCAAAGGCGCCAGTTGCTGCACTACAGAACGCACCTGCTGCCGGGTGGTAACAGCTGTAGCATCCGGACAGGTACTAAAATAACTATGTGCAGAAATAATGCCGGCAACCTGCGGCAGGCTACCGATATAGGTAGGTGTTCCCGGTTCAAAGAACTGACGGGCCTGATCGCCGCAGCCTTCTTCATTTTTACCAAAGATATAATCCCACTGCCCGGCTTCACCCACTACGATCTTTGCGCTTGTATTTTCCATCTTTGGAGCAATGGCCTTTACCAAATCAGCGATCTCCGTATTCACTGCCTGTGTACCTTCCTGGCCGGCTCCGTCGGCCTTTCCCCACTTCCATTGCGGCTCATTTACCGGGCTCAGAAAATCGAACTTAAAATGATCCGTCACCTTTGCTAAAAAACCGGCATAGGCATCCATCATCCCATCTTTTATGTTCATTCGCGTGCCGCCGGAGGCATTATAAGCCTTTCCGTTCTGCGTCATGAAAACAGGAGGTGTCAGCGAAAAGCCCAGTGTATAAGCAACACCCCGTTTTTTTGCTGCTTCCAAAAACCATTGCTGTCCTTGTTGTTTGTTCCAATCATAAGAACCATCGGCATTCATAAAACATTCCTCTCTCCGCCATTCGTCTTTTATATTGCTCGCGGTGCCCTGTTCAAAACTTCCGCCACCGATATTAAAGCGCCACAGGGAAAGGCCGATGCCTTCCGGACTTCCATCTTTTAAGGTATCCATGCTGAAAAGCAGGTCGGCTATTTTGTTCTTTTTTTGTTCATCCTGCCAGTTGCCGATAAACTTTGCCGTCCAGCAATCCGAAGCACCAAAACTGTGCATTGTCTGCTGTTCCTGTGAAGGATAGAGTGTCACTATTATTTTTTCCGGGGGCAAAATGGCACCGGGTTTATCACCTGCGGGCTTTTTATCACAGGCCCAGGGAAGTGACAGCACATGCATCAGCACAAATACACACCCTGCTTTTTTTATAATTCGTTTTATCGTCCGTTTAGCTGCTGGTCTCTTTTTTAAAAATATCATCCGATTATTTGTTAGCGTCCTTAAAGCGAAGGACAGTTTATAGTTCCCGTAGCGCATGAATGTTCCGCAGATCAAACAGTGAAACAAAAGATCAGCGCTAATCACCGGAAAAATCGATTGTCCTCCTAATTCCCCGTTCGTACGATCCGGAACCGTTGCAGCACCAGGTCGTAAGAAGCTTTATAGGTACCGGCCGGACTCGTTGAAAAGCCCCAGTTGGCCCCGCCGGTGC includes:
- a CDS encoding sugar-binding domain-containing protein; amino-acid sequence: MMRSIPVYWITALLLGIVFTTQAQPYTPSSRKALGLEGVWKFKLDPFETGVNSNGVQLLPSLAETITLPGSTDQAGKGYKTQGMTSLRLTRAFEYKGIAWYEKEIEVPEQWNDKEVELFLERAHWQTDVWVNDRPAGKRESLSVPHRYVVTSLLKPGKKNKIRIRVNNDKIYDIEYAHAISAETQTNWNGIIGKIELRAFDKVHIAGVQAYPDAAKGTVKLKIDIQNSSRKPVEGTIRCNGIVLHTATPQQVPERSLRFSGTDSMSTVTAEIPLGTPVQLWDEFNPALYRLQLTLNATGNAQQYNDGTEVTFGVRDLATQGTRFVVNGRPSFIRGTVNSSEFPLTGYPPADKKEWVRIFTTCKNYGLNAMRFHTWCPPEAAFEAADELGFYLQVENPDWRFTIGKDSAVNGFLRREGEAILNAYGNHPSFIMFCEGNELVGPAVKEFLTAQVTHWKQLDPRRLYTGSAAYPLIDANDYHVLYGARPHRWKEGLKSRFNVKALDTRYDYSDYVVKNKVPMITHEIGQWCVYPNFKEIPKYTGVLKPYNYELFRELLRERNMLDQAEDFMMASGKFQVIQKKEEVESYLRTPGLGGYHMLQLNDFPGQGTAPVGVVDIFWDPKPYTTAAAFRRFQNTRVPLLRTDGFTWTNAQTFTATAQFANFDSAALKGATGEWSLCYQDGTVYASGSFAPADIPVGSLFTLGEIAIPLDKIETAVQLKLTIGIRGTDYNNDWNVWVYPQKQPEVDPGKVLVADSWDDQVARVLEKGGSVLLLADTAKVNTDAAPGFSGISWNTVWSGMPPNLLGILCDPKHPALQFFPTAFHSDWQWWDLVAHSRPMVLEYFPFGFKPLVQMIPDWNNPRKISLLFEARVGKGKLLVSAIDLKHQLDQRPVARQLLYSLKKYISSNAFAPTEALAPALLQQLFKK
- a CDS encoding polysaccharide lyase family 8 super-sandwich domain-containing protein; protein product: MRRISLNIVFILLFAVVANAQADTILDRYSRYLFQTSVLPVTHTGSWIRTLQPDGRWPDIDYNDKEPAAWKVPDHLKRIRDMALCWAAPGSPDRNSTRLLIAMEKALDHWLLKRYQSTNWWHNEIGIPRYMRDIIILLRNQLDPQRMKAALEVLNQLRVHEDYLAGNLVWCADLGLHYGALTGDEKLVQRCQALIVKEIKTGTGEGIQPDYSFQQHGHRLQMYQYGKAFLLESLRVAWQLKGTALAFPEDKVALLTGMMLNGWQWMARGIYTVPGTMDRSASRKGELESADVRPLIPFMKELQPSRSADWDRLSAVQNGKAGLQGFRYYPYSDFAAYHRKGFSFFIKTISTRTLATESINHENLKGRLLNSGDAYLVRDGKEYTDLMPVWDWSHLPGVTTFKGAYQANRQAFAGSAGDSLCGVTAMHLIIADTTGKQTLEARKFWACYGDKIICLAGGLKTDQVSEPVYTALDQCRLRGPVTVNSPTQVLRGGTTRLDQVRWIHHAGFAYIPLQPAVMEVHAEQRSGTWYAINNAESRDTVREAVFMPVLLHRAGQPSGYVLSTAKTAEQAAVLALKPDWKVLRNDKDIQAVRFSDGVVMAAFYTGGKLMLDQRRYLQTDQPCMMVVKKGKLYISDPLHKSVTVTVAINDKTQRLQLPENGTTVAAAYK
- a CDS encoding glycoside hydrolase; the protein is MIFLKKRPAAKRTIKRIIKKAGCVFVLMHVLSLPWACDKKPAGDKPGAILPPEKIIVTLYPSQEQQTMHSFGASDCWTAKFIGNWQDEQKKNKIADLLFSMDTLKDGSPEGIGLSLWRFNIGGGSFEQGTASNIKDEWRREECFMNADGSYDWNKQQGQQWFLEAAKKRGVAYTLGFSLTPPVFMTQNGKAYNASGGTRMNIKDGMMDAYAGFLAKVTDHFKFDFLSPVNEPQWKWGKADGAGQEGTQAVNTEIADLVKAIAPKMENTSAKIVVGEAGQWDYIFGKNEEGCGDQARQFFEPGTPTYIGSLPQVAGIISAHSYFSTCPDATAVTTRQQVRSVVQQLAPLQTWQTEFGILGNICNQYSGAPRNTGIDYGLYVAKVIHHDLTVANTTSWQWWLAMSPYDYSDALVYINAPSGRIDVPGCKTDGIVSDSKQLWVFGNFARFVRPGMKRIAATVSGKTDTGNVLVSAYKEVNKRKTVVVLINPWNQEQTVQLNGMTDSSVTTYTTDDTQNLKHSIANAREIRLPAKSVVTVTGLYQ
- a CDS encoding SGNH/GDSL hydrolase family protein, whose protein sequence is MKNWMTRLSLLILALHWAVAGMAQADPQTYLEELKTELKKKWPANRTINLVFHGHSVPSGYFQTPAVHTLEAYPHQVLQQLKELYPNAVINVITTSIGGENSVQGQKRFEKEVLPHRPDVLFIDYALNDRAIGLEASRIAMEKMIRKALKKHIKIILMTPSADLTVDILKQDNILSQFSQQLIQLAAKYKIGLADSYAAFYEQARNGKQLRDYMAQSNHPNGKGHRLIADRIMKWF
- a CDS encoding glycoside hydrolase family 88 protein translates to MKNGLKNVLLGSCLLLSGAIPVPVNAQKQHRLRPRPEMQALVTENLQASVRQYNYLKQQLKPDQWPRTFEKGMLQTVTPAAWTSGFYPGGLLYLYEFSRDQGLLNEAKAKLKKMEPLKTMTAHHDLGFMMYCSYGNAYRLFGRPEDKAILVRSAQSLARRFDPRVGCIQSWDQVKSLDGKRILKFPVIIDNMMNLELLFFASSVTGEPLYKDMAIKHAEMTMKNQVRPDFSCYHVVDYDVETGAVKSRETQQGFSDNSAWSRGQAWGIYGFTMVYRETKDPRFLQTATGMADFFLNHSNLPEDKVPYWDFNVGQAGFDPPWNFDPLKYQPVPRDASAAAITASALLELAGYVDRKTGERYQHAAETMLQSLSSPAYRAATGENGGFILKHASGGVPGNIEVDVPLIYADYYYLEALMRYRALKK